The following proteins come from a genomic window of Polyangiaceae bacterium:
- a CDS encoding class II glutamine amidotransferase, translating into MCELFAMSSRLPTRLTFSWQEFARHGTVNDKNPDGWGVAFYEGRDARILREPSPSASSACADLLSRWAPVSASVIAHVRHASQGEKCLANTQPFTRELGGATHVFAHNGILDDVERAVPLSPAGCRPVGDTDSEHAFCVLIERLRPVWLDAQRAAPPLAQRQAIVAQFARDIAPLGAANFLYSDGDVTFVHAHKRYNPITHDRRPPGLHVLVRSCEVDSARLAAGIEIADGDPAQRIVLVATVPLSDEPWQPLGEGELIVLRDGDVIG; encoded by the coding sequence ATGTGCGAGCTGTTCGCGATGTCCAGCCGCCTGCCCACCCGGCTCACCTTCAGCTGGCAGGAGTTCGCTCGCCACGGGACCGTGAACGACAAGAACCCCGACGGCTGGGGCGTGGCCTTCTACGAGGGGCGGGACGCTCGCATCCTGCGCGAGCCCTCCCCCAGCGCCTCGAGCGCGTGCGCGGATCTGCTGTCGCGCTGGGCGCCGGTGAGTGCCAGCGTGATCGCCCACGTGCGCCACGCCTCTCAGGGCGAAAAGTGCCTCGCCAACACGCAGCCGTTCACGCGCGAGCTCGGCGGCGCGACGCACGTGTTCGCCCACAACGGGATCCTCGACGACGTCGAGCGCGCGGTTCCCCTGAGCCCCGCGGGCTGCCGCCCCGTGGGCGACACGGACTCCGAGCATGCGTTCTGTGTGCTCATCGAGCGACTACGCCCCGTGTGGCTCGACGCCCAGCGCGCAGCGCCGCCCCTCGCACAGCGCCAGGCCATCGTCGCCCAGTTCGCGCGTGACATCGCGCCCCTGGGCGCGGCGAACTTCCTGTACTCCGACGGCGACGTGACCTTCGTGCACGCGCACAAGCGTTACAACCCGATCACCCACGACCGCCGCCCGCCGGGGCTTCACGTCCTGGTCCGCAGCTGCGAAGTCGACTCCGCGCGCCTGGCGGCGGGCATCGAAATAGCCGACGGCGACCCGGCTCAGCGCATCGTGCTGGTGGCCACCGTGCCCCTGAGCGACGAGCCCTGGCAGCCCCTCGGCGAGGGCGAGCTCATCGTGCTCCGGGACGGAGACGTCATTGGCTGA
- a CDS encoding sigma 54-interacting transcriptional regulator codes for MAPDLELLVGRAADADLRLDDPSVSRRHAILHTGPPLSIEDLDSQNGTRVDGTLAERGRPLVIRAGSLVEVGDAVIVIRAADSEDAIPYGTSGNMDQVRQTIDRVARGNIPVTLVGETGVGKELLAERLHDQSPRAGKTFVRINCAALPEQLLESELFGYERGAFTGANAPKAGLLESADGGTVFLDEVGELPKPVQAKLLRALECKEVFRIGALKPRSFDVRFVAATNRDLEAMVAADEFRADLFHRLCGVVVHVPALRERPDDLKRLFVEFLEESSREVGRGAPSVHPEVVVALQQHDWPGNIRELRHAVQAAVLVCPADTLERAHLPASVLSSASRRAAQRAGLKNELVDVERQRILDALDRCAGNQTRAAKLLGLPRRTLIARIDAYGIPRPRKGKRKR; via the coding sequence CTGGCGCCCGACCTCGAGCTGCTGGTGGGCCGCGCGGCGGACGCGGATCTCCGGTTGGACGACCCGTCCGTGTCACGGCGGCACGCGATCTTGCACACCGGGCCCCCGCTCAGCATCGAAGATCTCGACAGCCAGAACGGCACCCGAGTGGACGGCACGCTGGCCGAGCGCGGCAGGCCGTTGGTGATCCGGGCGGGATCCCTGGTGGAGGTGGGAGACGCGGTGATCGTGATCCGCGCGGCGGACAGCGAGGACGCCATCCCCTACGGCACCAGCGGCAACATGGACCAAGTGCGCCAAACGATCGATCGTGTGGCGCGCGGCAACATTCCGGTCACCCTGGTGGGCGAGACGGGCGTGGGCAAGGAGCTCCTCGCCGAGCGGCTGCACGACCAGTCGCCGCGGGCGGGGAAGACCTTCGTTCGCATCAACTGCGCCGCGCTCCCGGAGCAGCTCTTGGAGAGCGAGCTCTTCGGCTACGAACGCGGCGCCTTCACCGGAGCGAACGCCCCGAAAGCGGGCCTGTTGGAGAGTGCCGACGGCGGCACGGTGTTCCTGGACGAGGTGGGCGAGCTGCCGAAGCCCGTGCAGGCGAAGCTCTTGCGCGCGCTGGAGTGCAAGGAAGTGTTTCGCATCGGCGCCCTCAAGCCGCGCTCCTTCGACGTGCGCTTCGTGGCGGCGACCAACCGGGATCTGGAAGCGATGGTGGCGGCCGACGAGTTCCGCGCCGATCTCTTCCATCGTCTGTGCGGCGTGGTGGTGCACGTCCCCGCGCTGCGAGAGCGGCCCGATGACTTGAAGCGCCTGTTCGTGGAATTCCTGGAAGAATCGTCGCGGGAGGTGGGGCGCGGCGCGCCGTCCGTACACCCCGAGGTTGTCGTCGCCCTGCAGCAACACGACTGGCCCGGCAACATCCGCGAGCTCCGGCACGCCGTCCAGGCGGCGGTGCTGGTGTGCCCCGCGGACACGCTGGAACGCGCGCACCTTCCCGCCTCCGTGCTCTCCAGCGCGAGCCGCCGCGCGGCCCAGAGGGCCGGGCTCAAGAACGAGCTGGTGGACGTCGAGCGCCAGCGCATTTTGGATGCCCTCGACCGCTGCGCCGGCAACCAGACGCGCGCGGCGAAGCTCTTGGGCCTGCCGCGCCGCACGCTGATCGCGCGCATCGACGCCTACGGCATCCCGCGGCCGCGCAAGGGCAAGCGCAAGCGTTAG
- a CDS encoding CBS domain-containing protein has product MKTVADLMTRQVLTVDPEASAKEAAHELVLAGYHGAPVRDSAGHVLGVLSTTDVADQVEPKKVGDVMAPVLFAVMAADPAMDAVKRMVETGTHRLVVVDESGELVGLVTPMDVLKALLGGWRPE; this is encoded by the coding sequence ATGAAAACCGTTGCGGACTTGATGACTCGACAGGTGCTCACGGTGGACCCGGAAGCTTCGGCCAAGGAAGCCGCCCACGAGCTCGTGCTCGCGGGGTATCACGGCGCACCGGTGCGAGACTCCGCGGGGCACGTGCTCGGAGTGCTCTCGACGACGGACGTCGCGGACCAAGTCGAGCCCAAGAAGGTCGGGGACGTGATGGCGCCCGTGCTGTTCGCGGTGATGGCGGCGGACCCGGCCATGGACGCCGTGAAGCGGATGGTGGAGACGGGGACCCACCGGCTGGTAGTGGTGGACGAGAGCGGCGAGCTCGTGGGCTTGGTCACGCCCATGGACGTGCTGAAGGCCCTGCTCGGGGGCTGGCGGCCCGAATAG
- the sthA gene encoding Si-specific NAD(P)(+) transhydrogenase, with the protein MRENHFDLLVVGAGPAGEKGAAQAAYFGKKVAIVEKKPAPGGAAVHTGTLPSKTLREAALYLSGHRNRDLYGIAVALEEDATLPRLMARKEAIIEAESATIVDNLRRHRIERVSGHARFVDPHTIEVEGGPTLTADNVLIATGSRPRRPPDIDFDDDQIHDSDEVLDIEKLPRSLCVLGAGVIGCEYACMFAALGTTVTMVDTRTEILPFLDQELIDRLRAAMAKLGVDLKRGRRWSNVRRDGDVVTVRLDDGSEIETEQLLFAAGRTGATEGLGLENIGLEPNSRGYLTVDEHYRTRLPHVLAAGDVIGFPALASVSMEQGRVAVCHAFGFQYKKTVAELLPYGIYTIPEVSAVGETEQTCEAKSIPYVVGRALYRNNARGKITGDLDGMTKLIVHTESRKLIGVHVIGERATELVHIGQAVIQLGATVDTFIDMVFNYPSLAESYKYAAYECLAGLARAEVHLEA; encoded by the coding sequence GTGAGGGAAAACCACTTCGACCTGCTCGTGGTCGGTGCGGGGCCCGCTGGCGAGAAGGGCGCCGCGCAGGCCGCGTACTTCGGCAAGAAGGTCGCCATCGTCGAGAAGAAACCGGCGCCTGGCGGCGCTGCGGTCCACACCGGAACGCTGCCCAGCAAGACCCTTCGGGAGGCCGCGCTGTACCTGTCCGGCCATCGCAATCGCGATCTGTACGGCATCGCCGTGGCGCTGGAAGAGGACGCGACGCTGCCACGCCTGATGGCGCGCAAGGAGGCGATCATCGAGGCGGAGTCCGCCACCATCGTCGACAACCTCCGGCGTCATCGCATCGAGCGGGTGAGCGGCCACGCGCGCTTCGTCGATCCGCACACCATCGAGGTGGAGGGCGGCCCGACGCTGACCGCGGACAACGTGCTCATCGCGACGGGTTCTCGCCCCCGGCGTCCACCGGACATCGATTTCGACGATGACCAGATCCACGACAGCGACGAAGTGCTCGACATCGAAAAGCTGCCGCGTTCCTTGTGCGTCTTGGGTGCTGGAGTGATCGGCTGCGAGTACGCGTGCATGTTCGCCGCGCTGGGCACCACGGTGACGATGGTCGACACGCGCACGGAGATCTTGCCGTTCCTGGATCAGGAGCTCATCGACAGGCTGCGGGCGGCGATGGCCAAGCTGGGCGTGGACCTCAAGCGCGGGCGGCGTTGGAGCAACGTGCGCCGCGACGGCGACGTGGTCACGGTCCGCCTGGACGACGGCAGCGAGATCGAGACCGAGCAGCTGCTGTTTGCGGCCGGACGGACGGGCGCCACGGAAGGGCTGGGCCTGGAGAACATCGGCCTCGAGCCCAACAGCCGCGGCTACCTCACGGTGGACGAGCACTACCGCACCCGCCTGCCGCACGTACTGGCCGCCGGAGACGTGATCGGCTTCCCGGCGCTGGCCTCCGTGAGCATGGAGCAGGGCCGCGTGGCCGTCTGCCACGCCTTCGGCTTCCAGTACAAGAAGACCGTGGCGGAGCTCTTGCCCTACGGCATCTACACCATTCCGGAAGTGAGCGCGGTGGGCGAGACGGAGCAGACGTGCGAGGCCAAGAGCATCCCCTACGTGGTGGGCCGGGCGCTCTATCGCAACAACGCGCGCGGCAAGATCACCGGCGACCTGGACGGCATGACCAAGCTGATCGTCCACACCGAGAGCCGCAAGCTCATTGGCGTACATGTCATCGGAGAGCGCGCGACGGAGCTGGTGCACATCGGTCAGGCCGTGATTCAGCTCGGCGCCACCGTAGATACGTTCATCGACATGGTGTTCAACTACCCATCGCTGGCGGAGAGCTACAAGTACGCCGCCTACGAGTGCCTGGCGGGTCTGGCCAGGGCCGAAGTCCATCTGGAGGCGTGA
- a CDS encoding GGDEF domain-containing protein yields MTRRFAVPDAFPEDAGSDLPTARAVPHPVPSSSGTRRAVTCAPLALKELAGAPLFADVPLDAAFDLLSGCPVRSLEPGETLIEAGTLGHEVFIVLSGKCAVRVGALESDEVSSVGPGETVGELALVDNGARSAHVVAAEPTRVVVLTPMVFWSLIYSSHEIAVNLLSILSTRLRGNNETISEGRRLAQLYRRHASVDALTGLHNRRWLEEMLPRQARRSAMQNEPLSVLMIDIDHFKRFNDNYGHAAGDFVLFAVAQVLKERLRPTDLLARYGGEELTALLPRTDLAGAHVAAERLRRAVAFTPLIMHDGVELPEVTISIGCAELHRGDAPADFISRADTALYRAKRQGRNRVES; encoded by the coding sequence ATGACACGTCGATTCGCCGTTCCAGACGCATTTCCCGAGGACGCGGGCAGCGACCTCCCCACGGCGCGAGCGGTCCCCCACCCCGTACCCAGCTCCTCCGGGACCCGGCGTGCGGTGACCTGCGCTCCGCTGGCCCTGAAGGAGCTCGCGGGGGCGCCGCTGTTTGCGGACGTCCCGCTGGACGCCGCCTTCGACCTGCTCTCGGGCTGTCCGGTGCGCAGCCTGGAGCCCGGGGAGACGCTGATCGAGGCGGGCACTTTGGGGCACGAGGTGTTCATCGTCCTGAGCGGCAAGTGCGCCGTGCGGGTGGGCGCGCTGGAGTCCGACGAGGTGTCGAGCGTCGGCCCCGGCGAGACCGTGGGCGAGCTGGCCCTGGTGGACAACGGCGCCCGCTCCGCTCACGTGGTGGCAGCAGAGCCGACCCGGGTGGTGGTGCTGACCCCGATGGTGTTCTGGTCGCTGATCTACTCCAGCCACGAGATAGCGGTGAATCTGCTGTCGATCCTGTCCACGCGGCTGCGCGGCAACAACGAGACCATCTCCGAAGGGCGGCGCCTGGCGCAGCTCTATCGCCGCCACGCCAGCGTGGACGCGCTCACGGGCCTTCACAATCGTCGCTGGCTCGAAGAGATGCTCCCGCGCCAGGCTCGCCGAAGCGCGATGCAGAACGAGCCGCTGAGCGTGCTGATGATCGACATCGATCACTTCAAGCGCTTCAACGACAACTACGGCCACGCCGCGGGAGACTTCGTGCTGTTCGCCGTGGCGCAGGTCCTGAAGGAGCGACTGCGCCCGACGGATCTGCTGGCGCGCTACGGCGGTGAGGAGCTCACGGCCCTCTTGCCCCGTACGGATCTGGCGGGCGCCCACGTGGCGGCAGAGCGGCTGAGGCGCGCGGTGGCGTTCACGCCCCTGATCATGCACGACGGCGTGGAGCTGCCGGAAGTGACGATATCCATCGGCTGCGCGGAGCTGCACCGCGGGGACGCGCCGGCAGACTTCATCTCGCGGGCGGACACCGCGCTCTACCGGGCCAAGCGTCAAGGTCGCAATCGCGTCGAGAGCTGA
- a CDS encoding CBS domain-containing protein, producing the protein MPNKPQLVSEIMTREVITLYEEDNLDKIEEGMNRYRFRHLPVVDDGKLVGLVTHRDLLRAAASALEPGGAQKTRLMNQNLFVRDVMQTELITVGPDEPLKAAGKLMMENKLGCLPVVDAEKNLVGIVTATDYLELALRLLD; encoded by the coding sequence ATGCCGAACAAGCCGCAGCTCGTGTCCGAGATCATGACCCGCGAGGTGATCACCCTCTACGAAGAGGACAACCTCGACAAGATCGAGGAGGGCATGAACCGCTACCGCTTCCGCCACCTGCCCGTGGTGGATGACGGCAAGCTGGTGGGTCTGGTCACGCATCGCGATCTGCTCAGGGCCGCAGCCAGCGCCCTGGAGCCCGGCGGAGCGCAAAAGACCCGGCTGATGAACCAGAACCTGTTCGTGCGGGACGTGATGCAGACCGAGCTCATCACGGTGGGGCCGGACGAGCCGCTGAAGGCCGCCGGCAAGCTCATGATGGAGAACAAGCTCGGCTGCCTGCCGGTAGTGGACGCCGAGAAGAACCTGGTCGGCATCGTCACGGCGACGGACTACCTGGAGCTCGCCCTGCGCCTTCTGGACTGA
- a CDS encoding DUF1998 domain-containing protein: MSGLIDQLVALYRYSPLLGTVLQTGLTLLIATFVGRRLLSALRQSSKRLGPGPVFLFSALVAGIAFALLLAYLSATGRSFAQALIEWMTGVSDAPVEQLGPSRHAVVLGISYMLLYSVFVAIAMVTAWALGLTKGDGGVAREIEAELGTSFAERFYKLAGHFEAGAAEPRFQEWNRKLVRGLRWAQVLSLPAAVSGAVAPPVWALLAIVVEGLALNLVLPPKPPKERERKAKAGAEPEVTERDPAQLVRALSSDPRGPQLDVRDGGTLAGNGEHLAARTRVAEESAMLADVLRDLEIDGFYVHQEAAAEAILEGKNVLMETPPLSGRRTLCDLLALRAVLLGGGSVLYLSPDRAESARRARAFRELARKSGWRWAIHHHDLANQGRRGLDLRTRQPQIVFATPEELHSELCAARTDWDAFLAGLSLVVGIDLDRYAGAVGANLMYVMRRLHRAAKLEGGKPQVLCTVAPFGPDVLGFCERLMGSTLTVVGPESDSRGAPMQQVLVAEPQAPAELHPAVASRGVAIACGYSAENWGFSSVLSTFEQEQQVNRVLLTWGKAVISPGDDTHLKLDQAEALVTRLSADKAAMLGFFTRHAGRSAIGVWTASAQEIGGRRGDVEHVELPFGGFEKPKAKDEKEAEPEEAAADQQADDEGEEEAAPGVVVRADRMVNVWIPDPDPMSRLFAKHPEWLAPQGLHPMLTLGSSLVAAPDNLELAERHLRCAVAEAPLLRSDAVRDFPVRAVERVTDAAAAPRVMARERRLLSRDGTSSQDVELSLSAPPAERGSTVASSAATGKLLDRADGEVILSTDAVRIASVAYPGRVFVVDGRRYRVLMPDEQTDIGGGVLLAEPERRRLLTSRVRSIELALPGRGNELHLGAGASVRFHQPKVALKETVFGVRIAHEARARADELGYEAPIEVSYQTRVAALHLDGASDAALHALAHLTRAALPAFVRHGEEDLDVGWQGGDDPALLVVDRHPGEVGFARAVSSEVVRHVLYWAREIALGCDCEDGCPRCVRGTCLSPRGATTPSRRGVLALLDQVLGSRST, translated from the coding sequence GTGAGCGGCCTCATCGATCAGCTGGTGGCGCTGTATCGCTACTCGCCGCTCTTGGGCACCGTGCTGCAGACCGGGCTCACCCTGCTCATCGCCACGTTCGTCGGGCGGCGCTTGCTGTCGGCCCTTCGGCAGAGCTCGAAGCGCCTGGGCCCGGGCCCGGTGTTCCTGTTCTCCGCGCTCGTCGCGGGGATCGCGTTCGCGCTGCTGCTCGCGTACCTCTCGGCCACCGGGCGTTCCTTCGCACAAGCTCTGATCGAGTGGATGACGGGTGTGTCGGACGCGCCGGTCGAACAGCTCGGCCCCTCGCGCCACGCGGTGGTGCTCGGCATCAGCTACATGCTGCTCTACAGCGTGTTCGTGGCGATTGCCATGGTCACCGCCTGGGCCCTGGGGCTCACCAAGGGGGACGGCGGCGTGGCCCGGGAGATCGAGGCGGAGCTCGGCACTTCCTTCGCGGAGCGGTTCTACAAGCTCGCCGGGCATTTCGAAGCGGGCGCCGCGGAACCCCGCTTCCAGGAGTGGAATCGAAAGCTCGTGCGTGGGCTACGCTGGGCGCAGGTGCTGAGCTTGCCCGCAGCGGTGAGCGGCGCCGTGGCGCCGCCGGTGTGGGCGCTGCTCGCCATCGTCGTGGAAGGCCTGGCGTTGAACCTCGTCCTTCCGCCCAAGCCGCCCAAGGAGCGCGAGCGCAAGGCGAAGGCCGGCGCCGAGCCGGAGGTCACGGAGCGCGACCCGGCGCAGCTGGTCCGTGCGCTGTCCAGCGATCCGCGCGGTCCCCAGCTCGACGTGCGCGACGGCGGCACCCTGGCCGGCAACGGCGAGCACCTGGCCGCCCGCACCCGCGTGGCGGAGGAGAGCGCGATGCTCGCCGACGTGCTCCGGGACCTCGAGATCGACGGCTTCTACGTGCACCAGGAGGCGGCGGCGGAAGCGATCCTCGAGGGCAAGAACGTATTGATGGAAACGCCGCCGCTGAGCGGCCGGCGCACGCTGTGCGATCTGCTCGCCCTGCGAGCCGTGCTCCTCGGCGGCGGCAGCGTGCTGTATCTCTCGCCGGACCGCGCGGAAAGCGCGCGGCGAGCCCGCGCGTTCCGCGAGCTGGCGCGCAAGTCCGGCTGGCGCTGGGCGATCCACCATCACGATCTGGCGAATCAGGGCCGCCGCGGCCTCGATCTGCGTACGCGGCAGCCGCAGATCGTGTTCGCCACCCCAGAGGAGCTGCACTCCGAGCTGTGCGCCGCGCGAACGGACTGGGATGCGTTCCTCGCGGGGCTCTCCCTGGTGGTGGGCATCGATCTGGATCGCTACGCGGGCGCCGTGGGCGCGAACCTGATGTACGTGATGCGTCGGCTTCACCGCGCGGCGAAGCTGGAGGGCGGTAAGCCGCAGGTGCTGTGCACCGTGGCCCCCTTCGGCCCGGACGTCCTCGGTTTCTGCGAGCGCCTGATGGGCTCCACCCTGACCGTCGTCGGGCCCGAGTCCGACAGCCGCGGCGCTCCGATGCAGCAGGTTCTGGTTGCGGAGCCACAAGCTCCGGCGGAGCTCCACCCCGCGGTGGCGAGCCGCGGCGTGGCCATCGCCTGCGGCTACAGCGCAGAGAACTGGGGATTCTCTTCGGTGCTGTCGACCTTCGAGCAAGAGCAGCAGGTGAACCGCGTGCTCTTGACCTGGGGCAAGGCGGTGATCAGCCCGGGGGACGACACGCACCTGAAGCTCGACCAGGCCGAGGCCCTCGTCACGCGACTGTCTGCCGACAAGGCGGCGATGCTCGGCTTCTTCACGCGGCACGCGGGGCGCAGCGCCATCGGCGTGTGGACGGCCTCGGCACAGGAAATCGGCGGGCGCCGGGGGGACGTGGAGCACGTGGAGCTGCCCTTTGGCGGGTTCGAGAAGCCCAAAGCGAAGGACGAGAAAGAGGCGGAACCCGAAGAGGCCGCGGCGGACCAACAAGCAGACGATGAGGGCGAAGAAGAAGCAGCGCCCGGCGTGGTGGTTCGAGCGGACCGCATGGTCAACGTGTGGATACCGGATCCGGATCCCATGAGCCGGCTGTTCGCCAAGCATCCCGAGTGGCTCGCGCCGCAAGGCCTGCATCCGATGCTGACCCTCGGCTCGAGCTTGGTGGCGGCCCCCGACAACCTGGAGCTGGCAGAGCGGCACTTGCGCTGCGCGGTGGCGGAAGCGCCGCTGCTGCGCAGCGATGCGGTGCGGGATTTCCCGGTGCGGGCGGTAGAGCGCGTGACGGATGCGGCTGCGGCGCCGCGGGTGATGGCGCGGGAGCGACGGCTCTTGTCGCGGGATGGAACCTCGAGTCAGGACGTGGAGCTGTCGCTGTCCGCGCCGCCGGCGGAGCGCGGCAGCACCGTGGCTTCGAGCGCGGCGACGGGGAAGCTCCTGGATCGCGCGGACGGCGAAGTGATCCTCAGCACGGACGCAGTGCGCATCGCAAGCGTAGCGTACCCGGGGCGCGTGTTCGTGGTGGACGGCCGGCGCTACCGGGTGCTGATGCCGGACGAGCAGACCGACATCGGCGGAGGCGTGTTGCTAGCGGAGCCGGAGCGCCGCCGGCTGCTCACCAGCCGCGTGCGCAGCATCGAGCTGGCGCTGCCAGGGCGGGGCAACGAGCTCCATCTGGGCGCCGGTGCCAGCGTGCGCTTTCACCAACCGAAGGTGGCGCTGAAGGAGACGGTGTTCGGCGTTCGCATCGCTCACGAAGCCCGCGCCCGCGCGGACGAGCTCGGCTACGAAGCGCCCATCGAGGTCAGCTACCAGACCCGCGTGGCGGCGCTGCACCTGGACGGCGCGAGCGACGCGGCGCTCCACGCCCTCGCGCACCTGACGCGGGCGGCGCTGCCGGCCTTCGTGCGCCACGGCGAGGAGGACCTCGACGTGGGCTGGCAGGGAGGAGACGACCCGGCGCTGCTGGTCGTGGACCGCCATCCGGGAGAGGTTGGATTTGCCCGGGCCGTAAGCAGCGAGGTCGTGCGCCACGTGCTCTATTGGGCCCGGGAGATCGCCCTCGGCTGCGACTGCGAGGATGGCTGCCCCCGCTGCGTGCGGGGCACCTGCCTGTCGCCCCGGGGAGCGACGACCCCGTCGCGGCGGGGCGTCCTCGCGCTCCTCGACCAGGTTTTGGGGTCGCGGTCGACGTGA
- a CDS encoding cellulase family glycosylhydrolase, whose product MRALALLLLATTGCGSDDAPEPLPSDNAPCAAAAAQGNPLGVHCGELVDTAGRVVYLRGVNARVEGVFDVTFDDGRTPLEQIPAFDAADATAMRDFGFDALRLPVSWSGIEPTADGGLSESYLAKVDGAVAAAASAGLQVLIDFHQDAYSKEIGEDGAPLWAISPPPTQLLEGPLTDLEDRRLSKQVLDAFETFFGDGAKGSELRQRFASMTEQVAARYADDPTVIGFEIFNEPQATDDGVARLNSEAYPRMRVAAPGKLYLFEPPVTRNFTDASSLAEAPLGPMTGYSPHVYTLAFVGSDADKQAMTKETLRRSNENARTEADSWSAPLVITEWGYDPNGIQAENYFRWQSELEEEYRASSFFWVWKEQSQGHWGCFDYDGSFHQRESVKRALARVRPAAVAGWPKSFSYDASSGVMTLSFSGNPRVSAPHRIAVAPVLGTPISAECDGASVSFTDAGSGVFEVGCGKGSSAEHQLVVRVTPL is encoded by the coding sequence ATGCGCGCCCTCGCTCTCCTCCTTCTGGCGACTACCGGCTGCGGCAGCGACGACGCGCCGGAGCCGCTGCCGAGCGACAACGCACCCTGCGCCGCGGCCGCTGCCCAGGGCAATCCGCTGGGGGTCCACTGCGGCGAGCTCGTCGATACGGCGGGGCGCGTGGTGTACCTGCGCGGCGTCAACGCGCGGGTGGAGGGTGTGTTCGACGTGACCTTCGACGACGGCCGCACGCCTCTGGAACAGATCCCGGCCTTCGACGCCGCCGACGCCACGGCCATGCGGGATTTCGGCTTCGATGCGCTGCGCCTGCCGGTGAGCTGGAGCGGCATCGAGCCCACGGCGGACGGCGGCCTGAGCGAGAGCTACCTGGCCAAGGTCGATGGCGCGGTGGCTGCGGCGGCCAGCGCCGGCCTCCAGGTGCTCATCGATTTTCATCAGGACGCCTACAGCAAGGAGATCGGCGAGGATGGAGCGCCGCTGTGGGCCATCTCGCCGCCGCCGACCCAGCTCCTCGAGGGGCCCCTGACGGATCTGGAAGATCGCCGGCTGAGCAAGCAGGTGTTGGACGCCTTCGAGACCTTCTTCGGTGACGGCGCGAAGGGCAGCGAGCTCCGCCAGCGCTTCGCGAGCATGACCGAGCAGGTCGCCGCGCGTTACGCGGACGATCCCACGGTGATCGGCTTCGAGATCTTCAACGAGCCGCAGGCCACGGACGACGGCGTCGCGCGCTTGAACTCGGAAGCGTACCCACGCATGCGCGTCGCTGCACCCGGGAAGCTGTATCTCTTCGAGCCGCCCGTCACCCGGAACTTCACCGACGCTTCTTCCCTGGCGGAAGCGCCGCTCGGGCCCATGACGGGCTACTCACCCCACGTGTACACCCTCGCTTTCGTCGGCTCCGACGCCGACAAGCAAGCGATGACCAAGGAGACCCTGCGCCGCTCCAACGAGAACGCCCGCACCGAGGCGGACAGCTGGAGCGCGCCGTTGGTGATCACCGAGTGGGGTTACGATCCGAACGGCATCCAAGCCGAAAACTACTTCCGCTGGCAGAGCGAGCTGGAAGAGGAATACCGCGCGTCGTCCTTCTTCTGGGTGTGGAAGGAACAGAGCCAAGGGCACTGGGGCTGCTTCGACTACGACGGCAGCTTCCACCAGCGCGAAAGCGTGAAGCGCGCGCTCGCCCGCGTGCGTCCGGCCGCCGTCGCTGGCTGGCCCAAGAGCTTTTCTTACGACGCGAGCAGCGGCGTGATGACCCTGAGCTTCAGCGGCAACCCGCGGGTGAGCGCGCCCCATCGCATCGCCGTTGCGCCCGTCTTGGGAACGCCCATCAGCGCCGAGTGCGACGGCGCCAGCGTGAGCTTCACCGACGCCGGCAGCGGCGTGTTCGAAGTGGGCTGCGGCAAGGGCAGCTCCGCCGAGCACCAGCTGGTGGTGCGCGTCACGCCGCTCTAA